The Macadamia integrifolia cultivar HAES 741 unplaced genomic scaffold, SCU_Mint_v3 scaffold3092, whole genome shotgun sequence genome has a segment encoding these proteins:
- the LOC122067734 gene encoding uncharacterized protein LOC122067734 encodes MASCQKVRNGQNEDENDGGAREGLDRGPVVQEQVVQTEGVEGRPAPKKTYAKAIGNAAWPEIDSLPKLIQEGNIMRIVIPQQDYESKRQLFRFALIGRVNFRLISLDKLHQEARDNWKLSQGVVMHPLGKGYVIFQFKCEGDKAAVWQRSPMKIGEQMIRFQHWKLDFNIHEKQSWSKLVWIHFPDLPLEYWHENVLMSIGKAVGHPVALDRRTREGLMGHFARVLVEVDVFEAAVRVDEVQVERMEPGTSKMFGFHQKVQYEDDRVRAVNVPGTVYVEDGVDSVRINSNRSQSPSKERSVEEDSHISPINNSFHGAAEGGNIQVVLESSFFVENNVGKSTLIEPIGNFNSNVGVSVMEEGEVADFEADSVGESDVNLIEEENGSQGQSLNQAGVIGIGSDLATAARVSRPRRNQVTKGRGGGGSVTSRRNQFGSIVDLSFVHANCFKVRHRELGMELGAVVLPTVPWSMIGDFNAILLSNEKRGPGRFNASSAADFQAMVDTCLLVQVPSQGRSSSENAFRSCANSSSVSSDTKTRNNSPNVDEEVRKATVQLSSVQDDIEAAGMTDELFGEEADTKTALLKATQMQENLLSQKAKQRWMKDGDRNSKFFHLSVKMRRARNQIRSLKEDGSWIDDQQGLSSYISEFYEDFHAQKPTSHHINFPDCIP; translated from the exons ATGGCTAGCTGTCAGAAGGTGAGGAATGGGCagaatgaagatgaaaatgacGGTGGTGCGAGGGAGGGCCTGGATCGAGGTCCGGTGGTTCAAGAACAAGTTGTTCAGACAGAGGGAGTGGAAGGGCGGCCTGCTCCTAAGAAGACTTATGCCAAAGCTATTGGCAATGCGGCATGGCCTGAGATAGACTCTCTTCCAAAACTGATTCAAGAGGGTAACATAATGAGGATCGTAATCCCTCAGCAGGATTATGAATCAAAAAGACAATTGTTCAGATTTGCCCTGATAGGGCGTGTTAATTTTCGTCTAATATCCTTAGACAAGCTGCACCAGGAAGCACGAGATAATTGGAAATTGAGTCAAGGTGTGGTGATGCATCCCTTAGGGAAAGGAtatgttatttttcaatttaaatGTGAAGGGGACAAGGCAGCAGTTTGGCAGAGGAGTCCTATGAAAATTGGTGAGCAGATGATACGTTTCCAGCACTGGAAACTGGACTTCAATATTCATGAGAAGCAATCATGGTCAAAACTCGTGTGGATCCATTTCCCCGACCTTCCACtcgagtattggcatgagaatgtgttGATGTCTATCGGTAAAGCAGTAGGTCATCCTGTTGCCCTTGATCGCAGAACAAGGGAAGGTCTAATGGGACACTTTGCTAGAGTTCTAGTCGAGGTGGATGTATTTGAGGCGGCTGTTCGCGTCGACGAAGTGCAGGTGGAACGGATGGAACCAGGAACTtcaaagatgtttgggtttcaTCAAAAGGTTCAATATGAAGATGATCGAGTAAGGGCGGTGAATGTTCCAGGTACTGTGTAcgttgaagatggagttgaCTCGGTCCGTATCAACTCAAATCGATCTCAGTCTCCAAGTAAGGAAAGATCGGTAGAGGAGGATTCCCATATATCTCCAATAAATAATTCCTTCCATGGAGCGGCTGAAGGGGGTAATATTCAAGTGGTGTTGGAATCTTCCTTTTTTGTTGAGAACAATGTTGGAAAGTCAACCTTGATTGAGCCGATTggaaatttcaattcaaatgtgGGAGTGTCAGTGATGGAGGAGGGTGAGGTGGCAGATTTTGAGGCTGATTCAGTGGGAGAATCGGATGTGAATTTAATTGAGGAGGAAAACGGTTCTCAAGGTCAGTCTCTAAACCAGGCCGGTGTGATTGGGATTGGTTCAGACCTAGCCACAGCAGCTCGAGTCTCTCGACCTAGGAGAAATCAGGTGACTAAGGGCAGAGGGGGTGGAGGTAGTGTTACCAGTAGGAGAAATCAATTTGGGAGTATTGTAgatctttcctttgttcatgcAAATTGTTTCAAGGTCAGGCATAGAGAGCTAGGGATGGAATTAGGAGCGGTGGTTCTCCCTACTGTCCCTTGGTCTATGATAGGGGACTTTAACGCCATATTACTATCTAATGAGAAAAGGGGTCCAGGAAGATTCAATGCGAGCTCTGCGGCGGATTTCCAAGCGATGGTGGATACTTGTCTGTTGGTGCAAGTGCCTTCACAGGGAAGAA GTTCTTCTGAGAATGCCTTCCGATCATGCGCCAATTCTAGTAGTGTCAGCAGTGACACCAAAACCAG AAATAATTCCCCTAATGTAGATGAAGAAGTAAGGAAAGCTACTGTGCAGCTGAGTTCAGTGCAAGATGATATAGAGGCTGCAGGGATGACTGATGAACTATTTGGTGAAGAGGCTGACACCAAGACGGCTTTGCTCAAAGCTACTCAAATGCAGGAAAATTTATTGTCTCAAAAAGCTAAGCAAAGGTGGATGAAAGATGGGGACagaaactcaaaattttttcaccttTCTGTGAAAATGAGGCGAGCTCGCAACCAAATCCGTTCTTTAAAGGAGGATGGATCATGGATTGATGATCAGCAGGGTCTATCTTCATACATATCTGAATTTTATGAAGATTTTCATGCGCAGAAACCAACTTCCCATCACATAAATTTTCCAGATTGCATTCCCTAG
- the LOC122067733 gene encoding uncharacterized protein LOC122067733 isoform X1, whose product MSNLCLCEQSLFNSTALCPLISASSQKLSTLQKIHAERRVMHFLMKLRADYEVVRANILNRGTLPEIDFILGELLREETRLTTQTTLEQKKDDVVFFTNKTKSKPSSRDFSHVQCYECKATGHTASHCKKRNFCVYYKKGGHIISECKVKPPRTFTSSPRTVQPRAYQASETQSSGPSSLDSEKNNVPTTVGVSDEVRQLVQSSVTSAISSAFSVIGLSGKVSFYRILSFHITAIQ is encoded by the exons ATGAGCAATCTGTGCCTCTGTGAACAGTCCTTGTTCAATTCCACTGCCCTTTGTCCGTTGATCTCAGCCTCCAGCCAAAAACTATC CACTTTACAGAAAATACATGCTGAAAGAAGAGTAATGCATTTTCTCATGAAATTGAGAGCTGACTATGAGGTTGTTCGAGCTAACATCCTCAATAGGGGTACCCTACCTGAAATTGATTTTATTCTTGGGGAGTTGCTTCGGGAAGAGACCCGACTCACTACTCAAACTACCCTTGAGCAGAAGAAGGATGATGTGGTATTCTTCACcaacaaaaccaaatcgaagCCTTCCTCTCGTGATTTTTCTCATGTTCAATGTTATGAATGCAAGGCTACTGGTCATACTGCTTCTCATTGCAAGAAGCGCAATTTctgtgtttattataaaaaagGTGGTCACATTATCTCCGAATGCAAAGTGAAACCACCAAGAACCTTCACCTCTAGTCCACGTACTGTTCAACCAAGGGCTTATCAGGCTTCCGAAACACAATCCTCTGGACCCTCTTCACTTGATTCTGAGAAAAACAATGTTCCTACTACTGTTGGTGTGTCAGATGAGGTTAGGCAACTAGTCCAGAGCAGCGTGACCTCTGCCATTTCTTCGGCATTTTCTGTCATTGGCTTGTCTGGTAAGGTTTCTTTTTATAGAATCCTATCCTTTCATATAACAGCTATACAATGA
- the LOC122067733 gene encoding uncharacterized protein LOC122067733 isoform X2: MHFLMKLRADYEVVRANILNRGTLPEIDFILGELLREETRLTTQTTLEQKKDDVVFFTNKTKSKPSSRDFSHVQCYECKATGHTASHCKKRNFCVYYKKGGHIISECKVKPPRTFTSSPRTVQPRAYQASETQSSGPSSLDSEKNNVPTTVGVSDEVRQLVQSSVTSAISSAFSVIGLSGKVSFYRILSFHITAIQ; this comes from the coding sequence ATGCATTTTCTCATGAAATTGAGAGCTGACTATGAGGTTGTTCGAGCTAACATCCTCAATAGGGGTACCCTACCTGAAATTGATTTTATTCTTGGGGAGTTGCTTCGGGAAGAGACCCGACTCACTACTCAAACTACCCTTGAGCAGAAGAAGGATGATGTGGTATTCTTCACcaacaaaaccaaatcgaagCCTTCCTCTCGTGATTTTTCTCATGTTCAATGTTATGAATGCAAGGCTACTGGTCATACTGCTTCTCATTGCAAGAAGCGCAATTTctgtgtttattataaaaaagGTGGTCACATTATCTCCGAATGCAAAGTGAAACCACCAAGAACCTTCACCTCTAGTCCACGTACTGTTCAACCAAGGGCTTATCAGGCTTCCGAAACACAATCCTCTGGACCCTCTTCACTTGATTCTGAGAAAAACAATGTTCCTACTACTGTTGGTGTGTCAGATGAGGTTAGGCAACTAGTCCAGAGCAGCGTGACCTCTGCCATTTCTTCGGCATTTTCTGTCATTGGCTTGTCTGGTAAGGTTTCTTTTTATAGAATCCTATCCTTTCATATAACAGCTATACAATGA
- the LOC122067735 gene encoding uncharacterized protein LOC122067735, giving the protein MEEIREAALAYYEAGTDELKQTAVAMFRSMDVDGNGWISITEFENFLKKNRYSVHYDRKLFFEIDRDRNNFLDFEEVIIFFYMTQTKKVLCDGCRSLIKGTYFICSDCFCKTNNNGYDLCCACYRSKKFGQGHGPFVDNYSILLSIRNLLQQQQQEQQQQQAQVVQQREVSSSRTNKVRFINYGLSVGYYSYPFKICSLSPGKIGNGNLDFGQLDCNYEITVVVSTSFYC; this is encoded by the coding sequence atggaagagaTACGTGAGGCTGCCTTAGCTTATTATGAAGCTGGTACAGATGAGCTTAAGCAGACGGCTGTAGCAATGTTTAGGAGCATGGATGTGGATGGAAATGGGTGGATAAGTATCACAGAATTTGAGAATTTTCTGAAAAAGAATAGGTACAGTGTTCATTATGATCGGAAATTGTTCTTCGAAATCGATAGGGACCGAAACAACTTTCTTGATTTTGAGGAAGTTATAATCTTCTTCTACATGACCCAAACTAAGAAAGTATTGTGTGACGGTTGTAGATCCCTTATTAAGGGCACATATTTCATTTGCAGTGATTGCTTTTGCAAAACAAACAATAATGGCTATGATCTTTGCTGCGCCTGTTACCGCAGCAAGAAATTTGGACAAGGCCATGGACCCTTTGTGGATAATTATTCAATTCTACTTTCAATACGAAACCTAttgcaacagcagcagcaggagcagcagcagcagcaagcacAAGTAGTGCAACAAAGAGAAGTTAGCAGCAGCCGGACAAACAAGGTGAGATTCATAAACTATGGCCTGTCTGTTGGTTATTACAGTTACCCTTTTAAAATCTGTTCTCTGTCTCCTGGAAAAATTGGCAATGGAAATTTGGATTTTGGTCAATTAGATTGTAATTATGAGATCACGGTGGTTGTGTCCACCTCATTTTATTGTTGA